The window ctactggGCACATTTTCTAGTCTGAATTGTGGTGATAAAACATGACATACACCCAGATAACAAACAGGTCAATTCCTTAATTTTATAAAGAGgggtcctttaaaaaaaataagaatattcTAAGTGTATACAACAGTAAGACAACATCAATTGTGCTCTCTCGCTCTCATGTCTACTCTGCCTCATTTGTCTTTTGGCTAAAAATCCATTTTCCTCCCTTTCCCACGCCCCTACTTCCTCTTTCTGTGACAAGGACCATGTCACCTGTAGAAAAGCCGGGGCTTGGGACTGACTCAGCATATTGATGATATCTTCTCTGGCTTGTCTCATCTTCGCATTATTGTCGGTTAACTTCTTCATGTAGTCCCGAAGTTTGGTCTGACCAATCTCCAGCTCGCAGTCCACCCCATTTTGGCCCTCGCGTTCCTCTTGGGCCAACATATCCCGCATCTGCTGATACACAGCTGCTAATGCTGACTTTCTTTTGGCTGCTCCATCCTAGGCGAGGACCGTGAGAAGAGCCACAGATAAACACAGGGACAAGTAAACATAAAGACAAACTCACATTCTGTAATTGCCATCACATTTTCCCTTGTAAACAAATAgtttatttgtttccttttggaAAGTATTCTTGTGAAACATGGGAAAAGTCGTGTAAAAATTACCTTCAGCTTGCTCTGCATGTCATTAATTTGAAACACAACAGTCTCAGTCTTCTCAATCTTCCCGTCCAGCAAACCCAACTTGTCTCTGAGTTCGGACTACAAAGACGGATATAAAACATAGCTTCAGTACACGGGGAATTGTGTTATGTCTGGTACAGACCCTGCTCACCTGCTCACCAATGCCTCTATGGAAGGCCTAGAGCACAATGCAGACCATGCTTTTTAAATTGCATGCACGCCATCTGCATTATAGATCCAACATACTCTCTCAATGGCAGCATCAGGTGTCTCCTTCTGGCTGTTAGAATGTTTGCATGTtgctaaaaatatatttataacaGCCTGGTGTAATTCTGTGATAAGATCGCTTCTGTGATAACATCAGTGTGGATCGTGTTTTGCATGATCTGACCTTAACAAaggagtttttttgtttttttgtttgttttttggtgccTCTTGTAAATACACGGTGGTGGATATTTAAAGATCCTGTTCAAGGTAGCATCAGAACTTAGGCTATGCTTATGCTAATGAACTGTGGATTTCAagatttgtgtatatttatttaattttagaatAGTCCTGAATGACTGAACCATCAGTAACTGATTTATCACTTGTATTGTGCATTTATGTTAAGCTTATTAATGTTCTAGTTCTATGTAGCAGGAGCAACCACTTAGCTCAATTTAGCACAGTTTAGcattttttcctaaaaatgtTTGAGactcagaacacacacagacctcttTCAggttcctctgctcctctggaGAGGTGAAGGAGCATCCTTTGTGGACATGTTGGAGACAGAGGCTGCAGATTGGACGGCCATGTTGGCTGCAGAAGAGCTCCATCAGCTTGTGGTGGTCCGGGCAGATGCGGTCCGACAGGTCACCGACAGGCTCACTCAGCTGGTGGACAGCGAAGTTTGGGTTTTCCCGGTGAGGACGCAGGTGCTCCTCGCAGAAGGAGGCCATGCAGGTGAGGCAGGTCTGGGACGCCTCTGCTTCCATACATGTATCACAACGTATGACATCCTCTTCCCCgacttttttctcctcttcaaaCAGGCTGGCCTCGCTCTTGGTCGACCTCAAGTTGAAGGTCTCCACGACGGTGCTGAGGACCGTGTTTTTCCTCAGTTCCGGTTTGTTGGCGAAGTGGGTCCGACACTGAGGACAGCTGTAGGTTTCCTTCCAGGTGGCGAGGAGACAGTCCTGGCAGAAGTTGTGTCCGCAGGGGATGGTCACCGGAACCTCGAAGGTACTCAGACAGATGCTGCAGGTCAGCTCATCCTCCAGGCTCATCAGAGAGAACTGAGTCTCGTCCACGTCGGCCATGATGAGACCTCAGACGAGGCTGTGGCGGAGAAACGAAACTTAACTTGTACTGTGCGTGCTCGTCATCAGTGTCGACCTACTTGTGGTTACAgctaggggaaaaaaaaaaaaaaaagaaaaggtaaaattCAAACACATTACTCTCACAACTGAGTCGCAGCTTAGTTTCCCATCgacaagatattttttttattgcaataaATGTAGACTAAAACCCACTGCGCACATACTATCTATCTATACAGAACGCTTGTCtggaataaaaagaataattcCTTTTACCCCCACGTACATTTTGTGCTGGTCCAGATGACTCCAACTCATTGGCACTAGCGGGATATCTCGTGACTACCGACAAAGCCACATCTAGCGCTCCccctgtgtgtgcgcgcttctgtctttgtgtggaGCGGTTTGAGTTGTAGACCTTTGGGCCGGTCTGTCCACAACTTTCGGTGGCCGAGGGTGAAGACTTTGTGTCAGCGTTCAGGCTAGAAtcagggttaaggttaggggcaGGGtcaggcatttagttgtgatggttgaggttagggtaagtgGCAAGGGAAggcatacgcacacacacgcatgtatacaccgatcagccatgacattaaaaccactttcccatttttatataatataatataatataatatatatatatatatatatatatatatatatatatatatatatatatatatatatatatatgcttctCATAAGGGTGGATGGGAATCAGTTATCAGCTGCATAATTAGGGTCGATAATGATATAGTAATTTGTATTTAAGATACCAAAATAGCATATTTAAATCAatggaagaataaaaataagtatctcagagacagagaaaaaaaacatttattaatagAACTCATTGGTTAATTTGTAATACAAACAGattttagtttatttgaatGTAGTACAGTAGtaattgttttcaattttaagaTAGACACATAAATATGTTCATATTTAATCCATCTCCTGTTGGgtacaatgaataaaatcacCACATATGAATCATATATCAACTAGCActttacattttcctgtttaaCAGACACTGAGCACAGGACAATTGAACAGGAGTACACAAAGCCTGATTCAGCACACAGTTGAGTAGAAATCCAATGTACTgggacatttgaaaatatttgatgcAAAGAATAATAAACTACATTTCAGCTGAAGATTTGCACTGGATCTTCAACAATCAACAAAATCATACAAAGTCTGCGGTTGCATCTAGGATACATTTACAACCCAAAAACAGAAGCCATAAGCAATACAGTGAAAAGTTGCACATGACCATAACTCTCCCTTGATTCCACTAAGCTAAGACACCACTATTACTGTATATAAGCCTAGTAGTAAGAGTAAACAAGTGTCAACACTATATCAGATCTTGGGCACTCATTATGGTATGGTAAAGCTCTCAATAGGTTAACAAAGCTATCTACCAAACCAAAATTTCCATTGTGAAGGATAGCAACAGCGAATAGTAAAATCAGCAGATTTCACTATACAGTTTGACTTTCCATGTAATGATGTGTAGTGCCTTTTCATACCAGCATGAAACCTAATTTAAAAAGGCCCATACCTGAAGTGCACTGGCAGATATGCCTCACAGAGATCTTTACACTTAACAGTTAACCCATTAATTCACCTCAGCAGTCACCGTGTCTGAACTTTTGCTAGCTTATCAGTTAAGTCAGTCTGGACTTAACAGGTTCTTCAGAGCCTCTTAAATGCAGTGAAGGTAGTACTTAGACTACCTTTATCAAAGAACAAAGAGAACAATGTTCAAACACCTAACTCCGCTGTTCatgtactatacagtatattgtgtaGACACATCTCAACTGCTCGATACCCATACAGTTTGTTTCATATCTTTTAGCACCTGCAAGATGAGCATGCTCGTGGTAAGTCTGACTGAAAGTGATCAGCATGCACTCTGACCAACCACTTTACCACCTGATGGACTCCAGTGGTGCCACATCAGGAAATGAGCCACTGTAACTAATGTCACCAATGTGCTTCAGTAAACATCTTACAGGCCGGGGTAGACTTTGtttcaaacaaataatttaCCCCTGTGAAACTATACATCTTTCTATCTTCCTGCCTCCTAACGAAATGCCAACAGAGCATTCTGATGGCTTCTTGGTTTGATGTGCCTACCATAGATATAAAATAGTATggcattttatttctatagGGTATACCATGCAAGAACGACATCCCAGGTTCACCTCTGACCGAGGGTCATTGTTGCATATCATGCCTTCCCCTCTCGCCTTATTACTTCCTTGCTcaatgccataaaaaaaaaaaaaaaaaaaaagactgtcaGAACTTGATAAAAACAGAGTCTATGTGACTTTTGTTCCCATCTGCCGAACCAGTCAGAGTTTAGGAATGAGCATTTGGGCTTGGTGATACAAACAATATATTCActtatttcaattaaaaattttttGATTTGCTAAAATCATATGAAAATGAGACACTTGAATATATCCTAGGGTACACCGCTCATATACATTAGATAGCATCACAGAAACAGAGTTTTCTATCCAATCGCATGGCAATCCTTCAGGAAAggacaaatgcaaaaacaggGATAGCTAAACACACaacatgcttttgttttggtATCAGGAGTTGGATAAGATAGATGGAATACATGAGCACTCTTTCAGGGGAAACTTTTGAGTGTCAGCAAAGAAAGCGACAGCTCCAAACCAAAAAGGACTTTACATGCAGTATTTATAAGAATTTATGCTGACAAGatttaagctttattttttctgcttgcAGTCCTCACAGTTCTTGTTCATTTTCACAATCTGGATCTTTAAGGTCTCCAGAAATGACTCATACCATGACACATAACAGTATCAACAGTATCAACTGATATGAAAAAAGTTATTGTGATAACATTTTTTGCCATATCGCCCAGCCCTAAAACTTTAATAGCCACAC is drawn from Xiphias gladius isolate SHS-SW01 ecotype Sanya breed wild chromosome 15, ASM1685928v1, whole genome shotgun sequence and contains these coding sequences:
- the LOC120800160 gene encoding E3 ubiquitin/ISG15 ligase TRIM25-like isoform X1, with the protein product MADVDETQFSLMSLEDELTCSICLSTFEVPVTIPCGHNFCQDCLLATWKETYSCPQCRTHFANKPELRKNTVLSTVVETFNLRSTKSEASLFEEEKKVGEEDVIRCDTCMEAEASQTCLTCMASFCEEHLRPHRENPNFAVHQLSEPVGDLSDRICPDHHKLMELFCSQHGRPICSLCLQHVHKGCSFTSPEEQRNLKESELRDKLGLLDGKIEKTETVVFQINDMQSKLKDGAAKRKSALAAVYQQMRDMLAQEEREGQNGVDCELEIGQTKLRDYMKKLTDNNAKMRQAREDIINMLSQSQAPAFLQASFDLPRVIKFDPYVPRISLDSKKVTATQAFAVALKELLTDTLKQPVEARLPINKPAACAGSAEAQQVEWVIYRMHGEKAAPVSGPEISGTTGSQQEFGLLETPGHRRPPRSHSPGCPPIRQYFQPVPVPVFPYMGTQTGWNSPQYRHGMSGFNRPDPSRPGQRTKQGKKQPSAPGGNEPGATKKDNPKSHPASQKSTQRHPKPTKNK
- the LOC120800160 gene encoding E3 ubiquitin/ISG15 ligase TRIM25-like isoform X2; amino-acid sequence: MADVDETQFSLMSLEDELTCSICLSTFEVPVTIPCGHNFCQDCLLATWKETYSCPQCRTHFANKPELRKNTVLSTVVETFNLRSTKSEASLFEEEKKVGEEDVIRCDTCMEAEASQTCLTCMASFCEEHLRPHRENPNFAVHQLSEPVGDLSDRICPDHHKLMELFCSQHGRPICSLCLQHVHKGCSFTSPEEQRNLKESELRDKLGLLDGKIEKTETVVFQINDMQSKLKDGAAKRKSALAAVYQQMRDMLAQEEREGQNGVDCELEIGQTKLRDYMKKLTDNNAKMRQAREDIINMLSQSQAPAFLQASFDLPRVIKFDPYVPRISLDSKKVTATQAFAVALKELLTDTLKQPVEARLPINKPAACAGEKAAPVSGPEISGTTGSQQEFGLLETPGHRRPPRSHSPGCPPIRQYFQPVPVPVFPYMGTQTGWNSPQYRHGMSGFNRPDPSRPGQRTKQGKKQPSAPGGNEPGATKKDNPKSHPASQKSTQRHPKPTKNK